The Bordetella sp. FB-8 genome includes a window with the following:
- the urtB gene encoding urea ABC transporter permease subunit UrtB, translated as MGGYSLSDLWSILVMQGFSGLSLFSVLLLMALGLAIIFGQMGVINMAHGEFMTIGAYTIYVLSKVATAYFPALVPYYFIFAIAASFFVAFGVGYVVEFLLIRHLYRRPLDTLLATWGLSLIMQQAFRSVFGAREVSATLPSWLMGAWKATDTIDIPLNGLFVLLISALVTGAVMLFLYRSNWGLHVRATTQNRIMAGSVGINTKKVDRITFAVGCGIAGIAGATFTTIASTGPTSGSLYIVDTFLVVVFGGAASLLGTVASAFSIAQVQSVLTFFMTNAMGKVTTLLAIIVILMLRPEGLFAARVRK; from the coding sequence ATGGGTGGCTATTCGCTTTCCGATTTGTGGTCGATCCTTGTCATGCAGGGGTTTTCCGGGTTGAGCCTGTTCAGCGTCCTTCTTCTCATGGCCCTGGGGCTGGCGATCATTTTCGGTCAGATGGGGGTGATCAACATGGCGCATGGCGAGTTCATGACCATCGGCGCCTACACGATCTATGTCCTCTCCAAGGTCGCCACAGCCTATTTCCCCGCGCTCGTCCCGTACTACTTCATCTTCGCGATCGCGGCCTCGTTCTTCGTCGCCTTCGGGGTCGGCTATGTCGTCGAGTTCCTGCTGATACGGCATTTGTATCGGCGACCGCTGGACACGCTGCTCGCAACCTGGGGCTTGAGTCTGATCATGCAGCAGGCATTCCGGTCGGTCTTCGGTGCGCGCGAAGTGAGCGCCACGTTGCCGAGCTGGCTGATGGGGGCCTGGAAGGCCACGGATACCATCGACATTCCCCTGAACGGCTTGTTCGTCCTGCTGATTTCAGCTCTGGTGACGGGCGCGGTGATGCTGTTTCTGTATCGATCCAACTGGGGGTTGCATGTTCGCGCCACCACGCAGAACCGGATCATGGCCGGCTCGGTCGGGATCAATACGAAGAAAGTCGACAGGATCACCTTTGCCGTGGGATGCGGGATTGCCGGAATCGCCGGCGCGACCTTCACGACCATCGCATCGACAGGCCCGACCAGCGGTTCGCTCTACATCGTCGACACGTTCCTGGTGGTCGTCTTCGGCGGCGCGGCCAGCCTGCTGGGCACCGTGGCCTCGGCGTTTTCCATTGCGCAGGTGCAGTCGGTACTCACGTTCTTCATGACCAACGCCATGGGGAAAGTAACCACCTTGCTCGCCATCATCGTCATTCTGATGCTCCGTCCCGAAGGCCTGTTCGCGGCCAGAGTCCGGAAATAA
- a CDS encoding transporter substrate-binding protein, producing MSRKKLPKGVAVQDAVGARHLNSPVRRTLVAALASLPLLCVGGMAHAQTPPTAKVNTTQLAVTDSEVTVGILHSSTGTMAISETGSIEAEKLAIDQINAMGGVLGRKIKFIQEDGASDWPTFAEKAKKLLEENHVAAIFGCWTSASRKAVLPVLERDNGLLYYPTFYEGLEQSKNVVYTGQEATQQVFAGLKWFADKKKAKTYYLIGSDYIWPRTVMKLAREYITRVLHGQVVGEEYAALGSTDFGSTINKIRLKKPDVIYAAVVGGSNVSWFKQLKAAGINGQNHNLLTVSVTEDEAKGIGGENLVGFYSAMKYFESLDTPRNKEFVKQFKAVAGADAPIGDVTQAAYEGPWLWKAAVEMAGSFDTDKVVAAEQSGKISYDAPEGMIYLEPNHHLKTRLRIGKWRSDGQADIVYTSDYIMPDPFPKGY from the coding sequence ATGTCCAGGAAGAAACTGCCGAAAGGCGTCGCAGTTCAAGATGCGGTGGGCGCGCGCCACCTGAATTCCCCTGTGCGCCGCACGCTTGTGGCGGCGCTTGCCAGCCTTCCTCTGCTTTGCGTCGGCGGGATGGCCCACGCGCAAACTCCGCCGACCGCGAAGGTCAATACCACCCAGCTCGCGGTGACCGATTCTGAGGTGACCGTCGGCATCCTGCATTCGTCGACAGGCACCATGGCTATTTCAGAGACGGGATCGATCGAGGCGGAAAAGCTGGCCATCGACCAGATCAACGCGATGGGCGGCGTGCTGGGCCGAAAGATCAAGTTCATCCAGGAAGACGGCGCGTCCGACTGGCCGACATTCGCCGAGAAAGCCAAGAAACTGCTCGAGGAAAATCACGTCGCCGCGATCTTCGGCTGCTGGACGTCGGCCTCGCGCAAGGCCGTGCTGCCGGTGCTCGAGCGCGACAACGGCCTGCTGTACTACCCGACCTTCTATGAAGGCCTGGAACAATCGAAGAATGTCGTCTACACCGGCCAGGAGGCCACCCAGCAAGTCTTCGCCGGACTCAAGTGGTTTGCCGACAAGAAAAAGGCCAAGACCTACTACCTGATCGGCTCGGACTACATCTGGCCGCGCACCGTCATGAAGCTGGCGCGCGAATACATTACCCGCGTTCTGCATGGTCAGGTCGTCGGGGAGGAATATGCGGCGCTGGGCAGCACCGATTTCGGCTCCACGATCAACAAGATCCGTCTCAAGAAGCCCGACGTGATCTACGCCGCGGTCGTCGGCGGCTCCAATGTCTCCTGGTTCAAGCAGCTCAAGGCCGCGGGCATCAACGGGCAGAACCATAATCTGCTGACCGTGTCGGTGACCGAAGACGAGGCAAAGGGCATCGGCGGCGAAAACCTCGTGGGGTTCTATTCCGCGATGAAGTACTTCGAATCGCTGGATACGCCGCGCAACAAGGAATTCGTCAAGCAGTTCAAGGCGGTGGCCGGAGCGGATGCCCCCATCGGCGACGTCACCCAGGCGGCCTACGAAGGGCCGTGGCTGTGGAAGGCCGCGGTCGAGATGGCGGGAAGCTTCGACACGGACAAGGTGGTGGCGGCCGAGCAAAGCGGCAAGATCAGCTACGACGCACCCGAAGGCATGATCTATCTCGAGCCCAACCATCACCTGAAGACCCGTCTGCGCATCGGCAAATGGCGCAGCGACGGCCAGGCGGACATCGTCTACACGTCCGACTACATCATGCCCGATCCGTTCCCCAAGGGCTATTGA